One stretch of Oceanimonas pelagia DNA includes these proteins:
- the hyi gene encoding hydroxypyruvate isomerase, with protein MPKLAANLSMLFTEVDFLDRFDAAAKAGFKGVEYLFPYDFAAEEIKAKLDANGLTQVLFNLPAGDWNGGERGIACHPDRVEEFKAGVDKAIAYAKVLGNTQVNCLAGIQPAGVAYEEAEATFVANLKYAAEKLKEAGIKLIAEAINTRDIPGFFLNNTKQALEIIEKVGSDNLAFQYDIYHMQIMEGDIIPTIEKNLSIINHIQLADNPGRHEPGTGELNYHNIFAFLDKIGYDGWIGAEYKPATTTEAGLGWLKTHGVV; from the coding sequence ATGCCGAAATTAGCTGCCAACCTGTCGATGCTGTTTACCGAAGTCGACTTTCTGGATCGTTTCGACGCCGCCGCCAAGGCCGGCTTCAAGGGTGTTGAATATCTGTTTCCCTATGATTTCGCCGCTGAGGAAATCAAGGCCAAACTGGATGCCAACGGTCTGACCCAGGTGCTGTTCAACCTGCCCGCCGGTGACTGGAACGGTGGCGAGCGCGGTATCGCCTGTCACCCGGATCGGGTTGAAGAATTCAAGGCCGGCGTCGACAAGGCCATTGCCTACGCCAAGGTGCTGGGCAACACCCAGGTGAACTGCCTGGCCGGCATTCAGCCTGCCGGCGTGGCCTATGAGGAAGCGGAAGCGACCTTCGTGGCCAACCTCAAGTACGCCGCCGAGAAACTGAAGGAAGCCGGCATCAAGCTGATCGCCGAGGCCATCAATACCCGCGACATTCCCGGCTTCTTCCTGAACAACACCAAGCAGGCGCTGGAGATCATCGAGAAGGTCGGTTCCGACAACCTGGCGTTCCAGTATGACATCTACCACATGCAGATCATGGAAGGGGACATCATCCCGACCATCGAGAAAAACCTGAGCATCATCAACCACATTCAGCTGGCCGACAACCCGGGCCGCCACGAGCCGGGCACCGGCGAGCTGAACTACCACAACATCTTCGCCTTCCTGGACAAGATTGGCTACGACGGCTGGATCGGTGCCGAGTACAAGCCGGCCACCACCACCGAAGCCGGCCTGGGCTGGCTGAAGACCCACGGCGTGGTCTGA
- the phaR gene encoding polyhydroxyalkanoate synthesis repressor PhaR, with the protein MSKSQDSIRTIKKYPNRRLYDSHTSSHVTLADIRRLVQEEEPFQVVDAKTGEDITRSILLQIIQEAESGGDPIFSSDMLKNIIRFYGPFQGVLGSYLDESIRSMIEVQTQAGMQSTKAWTDFMQGQVPMMQEMMRQYVEQSRQLYLNTQNMFGLFGGLGGGPEQNDKDKKDGEE; encoded by the coding sequence ATGTCAAAATCCCAGGACAGTATTCGCACCATCAAGAAATACCCCAACCGCCGCCTGTACGACAGCCACACCAGCAGCCACGTCACCCTGGCCGACATTCGCCGGCTGGTGCAGGAAGAAGAGCCCTTTCAGGTGGTGGACGCCAAGACCGGCGAAGACATTACCCGCAGCATTCTGCTGCAGATCATTCAGGAAGCGGAAAGCGGCGGCGATCCCATTTTCTCCAGCGACATGCTGAAGAACATCATTCGCTTTTACGGCCCCTTTCAGGGGGTACTGGGCAGCTACCTGGACGAGAGCATTCGGTCGATGATTGAGGTGCAGACCCAGGCCGGCATGCAGTCCACCAAGGCCTGGACCGACTTCATGCAGGGCCAGGTGCCCATGATGCAGGAAATGATGCGCCAGTATGTGGAGCAGTCCCGCCAGCTCTATCTCAACACCCAGAACATGTTCGGCCTGTTCGGCGGCTTGGGCGGCGGCCCGGAGCAGAACGACAAGGACAAAAAAGACGGCGAGGAATAA
- the prlC gene encoding oligopeptidase A — protein MTNPLLTMDGLPPFSQIKPEHVKPAVEHAIADCKKRVETVLARNEEFTWDNLVAPLEEVNDHLSRIWSPVSHLNSVMNSEALRQAYESCLPLLSEYHTWMGQHQGLFEAYQSLANRDDFKKLSLAQQKEVANTLRDFRLSGIALEAEQKRRFGEIQARLSELSSTFANRVLDATQAWYKHVTDQAELAGLPESALAAAEAQARARELDGWVFTLDIPSYLPVMMYADNAALREEMYYAFTTRASDQGPNAGEFDNTAIIEETLALRQELAGLLGFDNYAQVSLATKMADSEQQVLDFLEQLAERSYPQGQAELAELRDYARDQHGVTELNAWDLSYYGEKLKQHKYTISDEELRPYFPENKVVHGLFETVKRLFGIKVVERFGVEEWHPDVRFFDIFDETGELRGSFYLDLYARANKRGGAWMDDCIGRRYREDGTLQKPVAYLTCNFNGPVGDKPALFTHNEVLTLFHEFGHGIHHMLTRVDVAGVAGINGVAWDAVELPSQFLENWCWQPEALAFISGHYQTGEPLPAELLERMLAARNYHSALMMLRQLEFALFDFRLHMDARAAEPGRVQAILDEVRSKVAVLTPPAFNRFQHGFSHIFAGGYAAGYYSYKWAEVLSSDAFSRFEEEGIFCAKTGRDFLHAILEQGGAKEPMELFRQFRGREPSIDALLRHSGISA, from the coding sequence ATGACAAATCCGCTTCTCACCATGGACGGCCTGCCGCCGTTCAGCCAGATCAAGCCGGAACACGTAAAGCCGGCCGTGGAGCACGCCATTGCGGATTGTAAAAAACGGGTGGAAACCGTGCTGGCCCGAAACGAAGAGTTCACCTGGGACAACCTGGTGGCGCCGCTGGAGGAAGTGAACGATCACCTCAGCCGCATCTGGTCGCCGGTGAGCCACCTCAACAGCGTGATGAACAGCGAGGCGTTGCGCCAGGCCTATGAGTCCTGTTTGCCGCTGTTGTCGGAATATCACACCTGGATGGGGCAGCATCAGGGCTTGTTTGAAGCCTACCAGAGCCTGGCCAACCGGGACGACTTCAAAAAGCTGAGCCTGGCCCAGCAAAAGGAAGTGGCCAACACCCTGCGCGACTTCCGCCTGTCGGGCATCGCCCTGGAAGCGGAGCAAAAGCGCCGCTTTGGCGAAATTCAGGCGCGGCTGTCGGAGCTGTCGTCCACTTTTGCCAACCGGGTGCTCGATGCCACCCAGGCCTGGTACAAGCACGTTACCGACCAGGCCGAGCTGGCCGGTCTGCCCGAGTCGGCTCTGGCCGCCGCCGAAGCCCAGGCCAGGGCCCGGGAGCTGGACGGCTGGGTATTCACCCTGGATATTCCGTCCTACCTACCGGTGATGATGTACGCCGACAACGCCGCCCTGCGCGAGGAAATGTACTACGCCTTTACCACCCGCGCCTCCGATCAGGGCCCCAATGCCGGCGAGTTCGACAACACCGCCATCATCGAGGAAACCCTGGCCCTGCGCCAGGAGCTGGCCGGGCTGCTGGGCTTTGACAATTACGCCCAGGTGTCGCTGGCCACCAAGATGGCAGACAGCGAGCAGCAGGTGCTGGACTTTCTCGAGCAGCTGGCCGAACGCAGTTACCCGCAAGGGCAGGCCGAGCTGGCCGAGCTGCGCGACTATGCCCGGGATCAGCACGGCGTGACCGAGCTCAACGCCTGGGATCTCAGCTACTACGGCGAAAAGCTCAAGCAGCACAAATACACCATCTCCGACGAGGAGCTGCGCCCCTATTTCCCCGAGAACAAGGTGGTGCACGGCCTGTTCGAAACCGTAAAACGGTTATTCGGCATCAAGGTGGTGGAGCGCTTCGGGGTGGAAGAGTGGCACCCGGACGTGCGCTTTTTCGATATTTTCGATGAAACCGGCGAGCTGCGCGGCAGCTTTTACCTGGATCTCTACGCCAGGGCCAACAAGCGTGGTGGCGCCTGGATGGACGACTGCATCGGCCGCCGCTACCGGGAAGACGGCACCCTGCAAAAGCCGGTGGCCTACCTCACCTGCAACTTCAATGGCCCGGTGGGCGACAAGCCGGCACTGTTTACCCATAACGAGGTGCTGACCCTGTTCCACGAGTTCGGTCACGGCATTCACCACATGCTGACCAGGGTGGACGTGGCCGGCGTGGCCGGCATCAACGGCGTGGCCTGGGATGCGGTGGAACTGCCCAGCCAGTTTCTGGAAAACTGGTGCTGGCAGCCCGAGGCGCTGGCCTTTATCTCCGGCCATTACCAGACCGGCGAGCCGCTGCCCGCCGAACTGCTGGAGCGCATGCTGGCGGCGCGCAACTACCATTCGGCGCTGATGATGCTGCGCCAGCTGGAATTTGCCCTGTTCGACTTCCGTCTGCACATGGACGCTCGGGCCGCCGAGCCGGGCCGGGTGCAGGCCATTCTCGACGAGGTGCGCAGCAAGGTGGCGGTGCTCACGCCGCCGGCCTTCAACCGTTTTCAGCACGGCTTTTCTCACATCTTCGCCGGTGGCTACGCGGCGGGCTACTACAGCTACAAGTGGGCCGAGGTGCTGTCGAGCGACGCCTTCTCCCGGTTTGAGGAGGAAGGGATATTCTGTGCCAAAACCGGCCGGGACTTTCTGCACGCCATTCTCGAGCAGGGGGGGGCAAAGGAGCCGATGGAGCTGTTCCGCCAGTTCCGCGGTCGCGAGCCGAGCATAGACGCCCTGTTGCGGCACTCGGGTATTTCCGCCTGA
- the gorA gene encoding glutathione-disulfide reductase yields MAQHFDYIAIGGGSGGIASANRAAMYGKKVALIEAKDLGGTCVNVGCVPKKVMWHGAQVAEAIKLYAADYGFDVELKGHDWSTLVKSRQAYIGRIHQSYDRVLGNNKVTVIKGFARFKDAHTVEVNGEEYSADHILIATGGEPIIPNIPGAEHGIDSNGFFELAEQPRRVAVVGAGYIAVELAGVLHSLGSETHLLVRKHAPLRNFDPLLTDTLVEVMAADGPTLHTHSIPQSVEKHADGSLTLHLENGESLTVDCLIWAIGRRPLTQQLNLESAGVELDDKGYIRVDEYQNTSAKGVYAVGDNIGYVELTPVAVKAGRQLSERLFNNKPDAKMDYELVPTVVFSHPPIGTMGLTEPEAKARFGDDQVKVYTSSFTAMYTAVTRHRQPCKMKLVCAGEDEKVVGIHGIGFGMDEMLQGFAVAVKMGATKADFDACVAIHPTAAEEFVTMR; encoded by the coding sequence ATGGCACAGCATTTCGACTATATCGCCATCGGCGGCGGCAGCGGCGGCATCGCCTCCGCCAACCGGGCGGCCATGTACGGCAAGAAAGTGGCCCTGATCGAAGCCAAGGATCTGGGCGGCACCTGCGTCAACGTGGGCTGCGTGCCCAAGAAGGTGATGTGGCACGGCGCCCAGGTGGCCGAGGCCATCAAACTCTATGCCGCCGACTACGGCTTTGACGTGGAGCTCAAGGGCCACGACTGGAGCACCCTGGTGAAAAGCCGCCAGGCCTACATCGGCCGTATTCACCAGTCCTACGACCGGGTGCTGGGCAACAACAAGGTCACGGTGATCAAGGGCTTTGCCCGCTTCAAGGACGCCCATACCGTGGAAGTGAACGGCGAAGAATATAGCGCCGACCATATTCTCATCGCCACCGGCGGCGAGCCCATTATTCCCAACATTCCCGGCGCCGAGCACGGCATCGACTCCAACGGCTTCTTTGAGCTGGCCGAGCAACCCAGGCGGGTGGCGGTAGTCGGCGCCGGCTACATTGCGGTGGAGCTGGCCGGGGTGCTGCACTCACTGGGCAGTGAAACCCACCTGCTGGTGCGCAAGCACGCGCCGCTGCGCAACTTCGACCCGCTGCTCACCGACACCCTGGTGGAGGTGATGGCCGCCGACGGCCCCACCCTGCACACCCACTCCATTCCCCAAAGCGTGGAAAAGCACGCCGACGGCAGCCTGACCCTGCACCTGGAAAACGGCGAGTCGCTCACCGTGGACTGCCTGATCTGGGCCATCGGCCGCCGCCCGCTGACTCAACAACTCAATCTGGAAAGCGCCGGTGTCGAGCTGGACGACAAGGGCTACATCAGGGTCGATGAGTACCAGAACACCTCGGCCAAGGGCGTGTATGCCGTGGGCGACAACATCGGCTACGTGGAGCTGACCCCGGTGGCGGTGAAGGCCGGCCGTCAGCTGTCCGAACGGCTGTTCAACAACAAGCCCGACGCCAAAATGGACTACGAGCTGGTGCCCACCGTGGTGTTCAGCCATCCGCCCATCGGCACCATGGGCCTGACCGAGCCGGAAGCCAAAGCGCGCTTTGGCGACGACCAGGTCAAGGTGTACACCTCCTCCTTTACCGCCATGTACACCGCCGTAACCCGGCACCGCCAGCCCTGCAAGATGAAGCTGGTGTGCGCCGGCGAGGATGAAAAGGTGGTGGGCATTCACGGCATCGGCTTTGGCATGGATGAAATGCTGCAGGGCTTTGCGGTGGCGGTGAAGATGGGCGCCACCAAGGCCGATTTCGACGCCTGTGTGGCCATTCACCCCACCGCCGCGGAAGAGTTCGTTACCATGCGGTAA
- the glxR gene encoding 2-hydroxy-3-oxopropionate reductase produces MTNMKIGFIGTGIMGKPMAQNLQKAGHTLYFSEHYNKAPADLLGDNGIALANPKAVAEAAEVIITMVPDTPQVEEVLFGENGVAEGLSAGKVVVDMSSISPIATKAIAKRVNETGADFLDAPVSGGEVGAINATLTIMVGGEQAVFDKIKPLFEIMGKNITLVGGNGDGQTTKVANQIIVALNIEAVAEALVFASKAGADPAKVREALMGGFASSKILEVHGERMVKGTFNPGFRIALHQKDLNLALSGARELGVALPNTASAQELFNTCNALGGAGWDHSGMVKALEHLANHNIRGE; encoded by the coding sequence ATAACGAACATGAAAATTGGTTTCATCGGTACCGGTATCATGGGCAAGCCCATGGCTCAGAACCTGCAGAAAGCCGGTCACACCCTGTACTTCTCCGAGCACTACAACAAGGCCCCGGCCGACCTGCTGGGTGACAACGGTATCGCCCTGGCCAACCCCAAGGCCGTGGCCGAAGCCGCCGAAGTCATCATCACCATGGTGCCCGACACTCCTCAGGTTGAGGAAGTGCTGTTCGGTGAAAACGGCGTGGCCGAAGGCCTGTCTGCCGGCAAGGTAGTGGTGGACATGTCCTCCATCTCCCCCATCGCCACCAAGGCCATTGCCAAGCGCGTAAACGAAACCGGTGCCGACTTCCTGGATGCCCCGGTTTCCGGCGGCGAAGTCGGCGCCATCAACGCCACCCTGACCATCATGGTGGGCGGCGAGCAGGCCGTGTTCGACAAGATCAAGCCGCTGTTCGAAATCATGGGCAAGAACATCACCCTGGTAGGCGGTAACGGCGACGGCCAGACCACCAAGGTGGCCAACCAGATCATCGTGGCCCTGAACATCGAAGCCGTGGCCGAAGCCCTGGTATTCGCTTCCAAGGCCGGTGCCGATCCGGCCAAGGTGCGTGAAGCCCTGATGGGCGGCTTTGCTTCTTCCAAGATCCTGGAAGTACACGGCGAGCGCATGGTGAAAGGCACCTTCAACCCGGGCTTCCGTATCGCCCTGCATCAGAAGGACCTGAACCTGGCCCTGAGCGGTGCCCGCGAGCTGGGCGTGGCCCTGCCCAACACCGCCAGCGCACAGGAGCTGTTCAACACCTGTAACGCCCTGGGCGGCGCCGGCTGGGATCACTCCGGCATGGTCAAGGCGCTGGAGCACCTGGCCAACCACAACATTCGGGGCGAGTAA
- a CDS encoding aminoacyl-tRNA deacylase, whose translation MPAQRLQQYLDQQGVKYRVISHSPAFTAQEVAEAAHIPGRMMAKVVIVTLDDQMAMVVVPAPRIIHPRNLARSLAVQQATLLHENDFREQFPDCEVGALPPFGNLYEMPVYLDSELARQQEIVFSAGSYRELFSLPMKDYLRLVRPREIRP comes from the coding sequence ATGCCGGCTCAACGATTGCAGCAATATCTGGATCAACAGGGTGTCAAATACCGGGTCATCAGCCACTCGCCGGCGTTTACCGCGCAGGAGGTGGCAGAAGCGGCCCATATACCGGGCAGGATGATGGCCAAGGTCGTGATCGTGACCCTGGATGATCAAATGGCCATGGTGGTCGTGCCCGCCCCCAGGATCATCCATCCTCGCAACCTGGCCCGTTCCCTGGCGGTGCAGCAAGCCACCCTGCTGCATGAAAACGACTTTCGGGAACAGTTTCCCGACTGCGAAGTGGGCGCCCTGCCTCCCTTTGGCAACCTGTATGAGATGCCGGTGTATCTCGACAGCGAACTCGCCCGGCAGCAAGAGATCGTGTTCAGTGCCGGCAGTTACCGCGAGCTGTTCAGCCTGCCCATGAAAGACTATCTGAGACTGGTCCGGCCCAGGGAGATTCGCCCCTAG
- the gcl gene encoding glyoxylate carboligase translates to MAKMKAIEAAAKILELEGVTKAFGVPGAAINPFYAALKGLGSISHVLARHVEGASHMAEGYTRANPGNIGVCIGTSGPAGTDMITGLYSASADSIPILCITGQAPRARMHKEDFQAVDIESIAKPVSKWAVTVLEPGQVPGVFQQAFHIMRSGRPGPVLIDLPFDVQMAEIEFDPEAYQPMTPYKPAATRIQVEKALTMLNDADKPLLVSGGGVINADAADLLTEFAEVLNVPVIPTLMGWGTIPDDHELMAGMCGLQTSHRYGNANLLASDFVLGIGNRWANRHTGSVEVYTKGRKFVHVDIEPTQIGRVFGPDLGIVSDAKAALELFVEVAKEWKAAGKLKDRSAWVAECQERKRTLQRKTHFDNTPVKPQRVYEEMNKAFGRDTTYVSTIGLSQIAAAQFLHVYKARNWINCGQAGPLGWTIPAALGVCAAEPGRNVVALSGDYDFQFMIEELAVGAQFKLPYIHVLVNNSYLGLIRQSQRGFDMDYCVQLSFENINAPELGEYGVDHKAVVEGLGCKAIRVFKPEDIAPAFEEAKKLMAEFSVPVVVEVILERVTNISMGVEIDAVNEFEELAEKGADAPTAISLLD, encoded by the coding sequence ATGGCTAAAATGAAAGCAATCGAAGCGGCCGCCAAAATCCTGGAGCTGGAAGGTGTCACCAAAGCCTTTGGCGTTCCCGGCGCTGCCATCAACCCCTTCTACGCTGCGCTGAAGGGTCTCGGCTCCATCAGCCACGTGCTGGCCCGTCACGTTGAAGGCGCCTCGCACATGGCCGAAGGCTACACCCGTGCCAATCCGGGCAACATCGGTGTATGTATCGGTACTTCCGGCCCTGCCGGCACCGACATGATCACCGGTCTGTACTCTGCTTCTGCCGACTCCATTCCGATCCTGTGTATCACCGGCCAGGCCCCCCGTGCCCGTATGCACAAGGAAGACTTCCAGGCCGTGGACATCGAGTCCATCGCCAAACCGGTTTCCAAGTGGGCCGTTACCGTACTGGAGCCGGGTCAGGTTCCCGGTGTATTCCAGCAGGCGTTCCACATCATGCGCTCCGGCCGTCCCGGCCCCGTGCTGATCGACCTGCCCTTCGACGTGCAGATGGCCGAGATCGAATTCGATCCCGAAGCCTACCAGCCGATGACTCCCTACAAGCCGGCCGCCACCCGCATTCAGGTTGAAAAAGCCCTGACCATGCTGAACGACGCCGACAAGCCGCTGCTGGTTTCCGGTGGTGGTGTGATCAACGCCGATGCTGCCGATCTGCTGACCGAGTTCGCCGAAGTGCTGAACGTACCGGTTATCCCGACCCTGATGGGCTGGGGCACCATTCCCGACGACCACGAGCTGATGGCCGGTATGTGCGGTCTGCAGACCTCTCACCGCTACGGTAACGCCAACCTGCTGGCTTCCGACTTCGTGCTGGGTATCGGTAACCGCTGGGCCAACCGCCACACCGGTTCCGTGGAGGTTTACACCAAGGGTCGTAAATTCGTTCACGTTGACATCGAACCCACTCAGATTGGCCGCGTATTCGGTCCGGACCTGGGCATCGTGTCCGACGCCAAGGCCGCGTTGGAACTGTTCGTTGAAGTCGCCAAAGAGTGGAAGGCTGCCGGCAAACTGAAGGACCGCAGCGCCTGGGTTGCCGAGTGTCAGGAGCGCAAGCGCACCCTGCAGCGCAAGACCCACTTCGACAACACTCCGGTGAAGCCGCAGCGTGTATACGAAGAAATGAACAAGGCCTTCGGCCGCGACACCACCTATGTGTCCACCATCGGTCTGTCCCAGATCGCTGCTGCCCAGTTCCTGCACGTGTACAAGGCGCGCAACTGGATCAACTGTGGTCAGGCCGGTCCCCTGGGCTGGACCATTCCCGCCGCCCTGGGTGTGTGCGCCGCCGAGCCGGGCCGCAACGTGGTTGCCCTGTCCGGTGACTACGACTTCCAGTTCATGATCGAGGAGCTGGCGGTAGGTGCTCAGTTCAAGCTGCCCTACATCCACGTGCTGGTGAACAACTCCTACCTGGGTCTGATCCGTCAGTCTCAGCGTGGCTTCGACATGGACTACTGCGTACAGCTGTCCTTTGAAAACATCAACGCGCCGGAGCTGGGCGAGTACGGTGTGGATCACAAGGCCGTGGTAGAAGGTCTGGGCTGTAAGGCCATTCGCGTATTCAAGCCGGAAGACATCGCTCCCGCCTTTGAAGAAGCCAAGAAGCTGATGGCCGAGTTCTCCGTGCCGGTCGTGGTTGAAGTGATTCTGGAGCGTGTGACCAACATCTCCATGGGTGTTGAAATCGACGCCGTCAACGAGTTCGAAGAGCTGGCCGAAAAGGGTGCCGACGCCCCCACCGCCATCTCTCTGCTGGACTGA
- the phaP gene encoding TIGR01841 family phasin (Members of this family are phasins (small proteins associated with inclusions such as PHA granules). Note that several different families of phasins have been named PhaP despite very little sequence similarity to each other.) — protein MSWFDIAKLQKAQQDHLALAQGLGTSLLAGAEKLGQLQLKALTEFSTAQFDYAGKLLAVRDARGLAELNHSVFSPSALLERQLDFNRELFALLADAQQQLGNYGEQQWAAGSKQVDEWVEQFAAHAPAGSESAVSALKQVVSQANEAREGAQKAAKDAAEIADKVIKQAAEQSEKAARQVAEATEKGISAVTAAAAKSSNSRGAAAKAN, from the coding sequence ATGTCATGGTTTGATATTGCCAAACTGCAGAAAGCGCAACAGGACCACCTCGCTCTGGCTCAGGGCCTCGGCACCAGCCTGCTGGCCGGTGCGGAAAAACTGGGTCAGCTGCAACTGAAGGCGCTGACCGAGTTCAGCACCGCCCAGTTCGATTACGCCGGCAAGCTGCTGGCGGTGCGCGATGCCAGGGGCCTGGCCGAGCTCAATCACTCCGTATTCAGCCCCAGCGCCCTGCTGGAGCGCCAGCTCGACTTCAATCGCGAACTGTTTGCCCTGCTGGCCGATGCCCAGCAGCAGCTCGGCAACTACGGCGAGCAGCAGTGGGCTGCCGGCAGCAAGCAGGTGGACGAGTGGGTAGAGCAGTTTGCCGCCCACGCGCCGGCCGGCTCCGAATCTGCCGTGAGTGCCCTCAAGCAGGTGGTGAGCCAGGCCAATGAGGCCCGTGAAGGTGCCCAGAAGGCTGCCAAGGATGCCGCCGAGATCGCCGACAAGGTAATCAAACAGGCCGCCGAGCAGTCCGAAAAGGCTGCCCGCCAGGTAGCCGAAGCCACCGAGAAGGGCATCAGCGCCGTGACCGCGGCCGCCGCCAAGAGCAGCAACAGCCGTGGTGCCGCCGCCAAGGCAAACTGA
- a CDS encoding FKBP-type peptidyl-prolyl cis-trans isomerase: MQIANDTVVQFNYTLKDEQGEVMDTNEGKAPLAYLHGHNNMLEGLEKALDGKNAGDRFSVTLAPADAYGERDETLIQRVSVRHLQGAKRWEPGMVAVVHTENGPRQVVVVKVGRFMADVDLNHLLAGRTLTFDLDVVSVRAATAEELEHGHAHGEGGHQH, translated from the coding sequence ATGCAAATCGCAAACGATACCGTGGTGCAGTTCAACTACACCCTGAAAGACGAACAGGGTGAGGTGATGGACACCAACGAGGGCAAGGCCCCCCTGGCCTATCTGCACGGCCACAACAACATGCTGGAAGGGCTGGAAAAGGCACTGGACGGCAAGAACGCAGGCGACCGTTTCAGCGTGACCCTGGCGCCGGCCGACGCCTATGGCGAGCGGGACGAGACCCTGATCCAGCGGGTGTCGGTTCGTCATCTGCAGGGCGCCAAGCGCTGGGAGCCGGGCATGGTGGCCGTGGTGCACACCGAGAACGGCCCGCGCCAGGTGGTGGTGGTGAAGGTGGGTCGCTTTATGGCCGACGTGGATCTCAACCACCTGCTGGCCGGTCGTACCCTGACCTTTGATCTGGACGTGGTATCGGTGCGCGCCGCCACCGCCGAAGAGCTGGAGCACGGCCACGCCCACGGCGAAGGCGGCCATCAGCACTGA